The stretch of DNA TTCTGCCGCATTGACTGCATTTTTGGGACAAGGAATTCCTTTGAAGGAAGCTTTGATCGAAGCGAAAAAATTTGTCCAGCTGGCTCTCGAGAATCCTCTTGGTATCGGCCATGGACATGGACCGACCAACCATTTCGCTTATAAGCAATTAAAAGCAATTTGTGAGGTGACCATCATTGAACCGTAAAGATTTGGCAGTATACCTCATAATGGGTACACCCAATTGTGTGGAAGATCCCTTGGTTGTTTTAAAGGATGCGTTGGAGGCTGGAGTAACGATGTTTCAGTTGAGGGAAAAAGGTGATGGGGCGTTGAAAGGGGATGAACTGGAAGGGTTTGCTCGGCAATGTCAGGAAATATGCAAATCTTACAAGGTACCATTCATTATCAATGACGATGTGGAATTAGCGATAAAATTGCATGCAGATGGGGTGCATGTAGGGCAGGATGACATCGCCCTTACGGAAATAAGAGAAAAGTTCACGGGACGAATCGTGGGAGTTTCCGTACATACCCAACAAGAGCTAGAAGGTGCCATCAAAGGTGATGCGGATTATGTTGGGATTGGTCCGATATATGAAACAAGGTCGAAATCTGATGCAAAGGCTCCAGCAGGTCTAACATTCTTGCGACAAGCCCGAGGGTTACTTCCCGATT from Paenisporosarcina sp. FSL H8-0542 encodes:
- the thiE gene encoding thiamine phosphate synthase yields the protein MNRKDLAVYLIMGTPNCVEDPLVVLKDALEAGVTMFQLREKGDGALKGDELEGFARQCQEICKSYKVPFIINDDVELAIKLHADGVHVGQDDIALTEIREKFTGRIVGVSVHTQQELEGAIKGDADYVGIGPIYETRSKSDAKAPAGLTFLRQARGLLPDFPIVAIGGITPENAHEPLQAGADGVAIISAICQCQDRHATVSLILSKDGIRR